From Streptomyces zhihengii, the proteins below share one genomic window:
- a CDS encoding helix-turn-helix transcriptional regulator, with the protein MELVERAEQAMHLKHLLAQSGARKGKVVLLDGPSGSGKTELLRQVADHAADTGCLVLRAACSRAESALPLGVLGQLLRSAPIAGERAAELDLLLRRAGEEPAAGATGDIGAPGQEAPIGTGLARVLHDIAQALLSLADDATVLVTIDDIRHADRLSLDCLLYLCRRTGSARMTAVLTDDSELPDGPAVFRTELLDQPHAARTRLAPLSEAGVAAMLAAHLDRPSAERLAPEFQAIAAGNLLLLHALLEDHLETGGVRREGYGRAVLRQLSRAEASVTAVARALAVLDTATTPERLARLSGLDGAVADAALRALRAAGLVHGTGYRHDIARQSILDRIPADERAALRVRAAELLYEQGAPAPETARLLVDAAAPAGPWSVDVLLEAAEQELIAGRAHRAAEALEAALTADHETPADRAAVESRLVQVRRLSDPATAEHHLTALTEAARAGDVGPAHTVDLVRQLLWQGRSAEARELLGGLRETELDPHGEDAALLHDTEQWIAWTHPTVARRARRPGPPAAAGAGRPPAPGRAEPWSRPTAVLAGALVGGRAHEVVDRAEQVLRDRGPSYDITWPEEPALLALGVLLCADRPDAAAWCDRLLSEGHTPYSPTWMALLSATRAEAAVRLGDLTAAVDHAQLALGHVTPNAWGVALGAPLGSLVLATTRMGHYDETESYLTRSVPKAMFETRYGLHYLHARGQFHLATGHHHAALADFLACGERMRGWGIDVPGIVPWRTSAAEAWLALGNREQAARLAYDQLGRPGTDGARARAGALRVLAVGGPVGRRPQMLAEALELFEQCGDRYEQTRVLADLSEAYHQLGDNRRARTQARRARHLVGLCGAAPLNEALLSFLDEGDDTSGSPVPSPESALLTGSERRVAALAVGGYTNREIAVKLFITPSTVEQHLTRVYRKLGVRCRKDLPVELTLSGAETVNAGGQA; encoded by the coding sequence GTGGAACTGGTCGAACGCGCCGAGCAGGCGATGCATCTGAAACACCTTCTGGCGCAATCCGGAGCCAGAAAGGGAAAGGTCGTTCTGCTGGACGGCCCGTCCGGCAGCGGCAAGACCGAACTGCTGCGCCAGGTCGCCGATCACGCCGCCGACACCGGCTGCCTGGTCCTGCGGGCCGCGTGCTCCCGCGCCGAGAGCGCCCTGCCCCTCGGGGTGCTGGGACAACTGCTGCGCAGTGCGCCGATCGCGGGCGAGCGGGCCGCCGAACTGGACCTGCTGCTGCGGCGCGCGGGGGAGGAGCCCGCCGCCGGCGCCACCGGTGACATCGGCGCACCCGGCCAGGAGGCACCCATCGGCACCGGGCTCGCCCGGGTGCTCCACGACATAGCGCAGGCGCTGCTGTCCCTCGCCGACGACGCGACCGTCCTGGTGACGATCGACGACATCCGCCACGCCGACCGGCTGTCCCTGGACTGCCTGCTCTACCTGTGCCGGCGCACCGGTTCGGCCCGGATGACGGCCGTCCTGACCGACGACTCCGAACTCCCCGACGGCCCGGCGGTGTTCCGCACCGAGCTGCTGGACCAGCCGCACGCCGCCCGGACGCGGCTCGCCCCGCTCTCCGAGGCCGGGGTCGCGGCCATGCTCGCCGCCCACCTCGACCGGCCGAGCGCGGAACGCCTCGCGCCCGAGTTCCAGGCCATCGCGGCGGGCAACCTGTTGCTCCTGCACGCCCTGCTGGAGGACCACCTGGAGACCGGCGGTGTGCGGCGAGAGGGCTACGGCCGTGCCGTGCTGCGCCAGCTCAGCCGCGCGGAGGCCTCGGTGACCGCCGTGGCCAGGGCACTGGCCGTACTGGACACCGCGACGACCCCCGAGCGCCTCGCGCGTCTGTCCGGCCTCGACGGCGCCGTCGCCGACGCGGCGCTGCGCGCCCTGCGGGCCGCCGGGCTCGTGCACGGCACGGGCTACCGGCACGACATCGCCCGGCAGAGCATCCTCGACAGGATCCCCGCCGACGAGCGCGCGGCCCTGCGCGTCCGGGCCGCGGAACTCCTCTACGAGCAGGGCGCCCCCGCCCCGGAGACGGCCAGGCTGCTCGTCGACGCCGCCGCCCCCGCGGGGCCGTGGAGTGTGGACGTGCTGCTGGAGGCCGCCGAGCAGGAGCTCATCGCCGGGCGGGCGCACCGGGCGGCCGAGGCGCTGGAGGCGGCGCTGACCGCGGACCACGAGACGCCCGCCGACCGGGCCGCCGTCGAGTCCCGGCTGGTCCAGGTGCGCCGGCTGTCGGACCCCGCGACGGCCGAGCACCACCTCACCGCCCTCACCGAGGCCGCCCGCGCCGGGGACGTGGGTCCGGCGCACACCGTGGACCTCGTCCGCCAGCTCCTGTGGCAGGGGCGCTCCGCCGAGGCCCGCGAACTGCTCGGCGGACTGCGCGAGACGGAGCTGGACCCGCACGGCGAGGACGCGGCCCTGCTGCACGACACGGAGCAGTGGATCGCCTGGACCCACCCCACCGTCGCGCGCCGCGCCCGCAGACCCGGGCCGCCCGCGGCCGCGGGCGCCGGGCGGCCCCCCGCCCCCGGGCGCGCCGAGCCGTGGAGCCGCCCCACCGCGGTGCTGGCCGGGGCGCTCGTCGGCGGCCGTGCGCACGAGGTGGTCGACCGGGCCGAGCAGGTGCTGCGCGACCGCGGTCCCAGCTACGACATCACCTGGCCCGAGGAGCCGGCGCTGCTCGCCCTCGGCGTGCTGCTGTGCGCCGACAGGCCGGACGCCGCCGCCTGGTGCGACCGGCTGCTGAGCGAGGGACACACCCCGTACTCGCCCACCTGGATGGCACTGCTCTCGGCGACCCGCGCCGAGGCCGCCGTCCGCCTCGGCGACCTCACGGCGGCCGTGGACCACGCCCAGCTCGCCCTCGGCCATGTGACGCCCAACGCCTGGGGAGTGGCGCTCGGCGCCCCGCTGGGCAGCCTGGTCCTCGCGACCACCCGCATGGGCCACTACGACGAGACGGAGTCGTACCTGACGCGCTCCGTCCCGAAGGCCATGTTCGAGACGCGCTACGGCCTCCACTACCTGCACGCCCGCGGGCAGTTCCACCTCGCGACCGGTCACCACCACGCGGCCCTCGCGGACTTCCTCGCCTGCGGCGAGCGGATGCGGGGCTGGGGCATCGACGTACCGGGCATCGTGCCGTGGCGGACCAGTGCCGCCGAGGCGTGGCTCGCCCTCGGCAACCGGGAGCAGGCGGCCCGTCTCGCGTACGACCAGCTCGGCCGGCCGGGCACCGACGGCGCCCGGGCCAGGGCAGGCGCGCTGCGGGTCCTGGCCGTCGGCGGTCCCGTCGGACGGCGCCCGCAGATGCTCGCCGAGGCGCTCGAACTCTTCGAGCAGTGCGGGGACCGCTACGAGCAGACCCGGGTGCTGGCCGACCTCAGCGAGGCGTACCACCAGCTCGGCGACAACCGGCGGGCGCGGACCCAGGCCCGGCGCGCACGCCACCTGGTCGGCCTGTGCGGCGCCGCGCCGCTCAACGAGGCGCTGCTGTCGTTCCTCGACGAGGGCGACGACACGTCCGGCTCGCCGGTGCCCTCGCCGGAGAGCGCGCTGCTGACGGGATCCGAACGGCGGGTCGCCGCCCTCGCGGTCGGCGGCTACACCAACCGGGAGATCGCGGTGAAGCTGTTCATCACCCCGAGCACGGTGGAGCAGCACCTGACCCGCGTCTACCGCAAGCTGGGGGTGCGCTGCCGCAAGGACCTCCCGGTCGAACTCACCCTGAGCGGTGCGGAGACGGTGAACGCCGGCGGGCAGGCATGA
- a CDS encoding AfsR/SARP family transcriptional regulator gives MRFNLLGPLEAYSGDAPVALGGFNHRAIAAFLLLHANEVVPTSKLMHALWGYETPATSRKMVQNAVSGLRKIIDRHSGPDGPVTLSTCPPGYRLTVDTALLDLGRFRLLVDAGRAELASGDRESGLAQLRSALDLWRGPVLADLTETGVSWPELSALEGARLSVFEDCAQESLDQGRHHEILGELEEMAAAQPAGERLCGLLMRALYRCGRQHDALAAYQRTRGALLDDFGLDPGRELRELELAILNHDPSLLPEAAPCLSRTIPAPRSVARCSRLATAGPRGRRPRSTTHGRR, from the coding sequence GTGCGATTCAATTTATTGGGCCCTCTCGAAGCCTATTCAGGCGACGCCCCCGTCGCCCTCGGTGGCTTCAATCACCGTGCCATCGCGGCATTTCTTCTGCTGCACGCAAATGAAGTCGTCCCCACCAGCAAACTGATGCACGCGCTGTGGGGATACGAAACTCCCGCCACCTCGCGCAAGATGGTGCAGAACGCCGTGTCGGGACTGCGCAAGATCATCGACCGCCACAGCGGCCCCGACGGCCCGGTCACCCTGTCGACCTGCCCCCCGGGCTACCGCCTGACCGTCGACACCGCGCTCCTCGACCTGGGCCGCTTCCGGCTCCTCGTGGACGCCGGCCGCGCCGAACTCGCCTCGGGTGACCGGGAGTCGGGGCTCGCGCAGCTGCGGTCCGCGCTCGACCTGTGGCGCGGACCGGTGCTCGCGGACCTCACCGAGACCGGCGTGTCCTGGCCCGAGCTCAGCGCACTGGAGGGGGCCCGGCTCTCCGTCTTCGAGGACTGCGCCCAGGAGTCGCTCGACCAGGGCCGGCACCACGAGATCCTCGGCGAACTGGAGGAGATGGCCGCGGCACAGCCCGCCGGCGAGCGGCTGTGCGGTCTGCTGATGCGGGCGCTCTACCGCTGCGGCCGGCAGCACGACGCGCTCGCCGCCTACCAGCGCACCCGCGGCGCCCTGCTCGACGACTTCGGCCTCGACCCGGGGCGGGAGCTGCGCGAGCTGGAGCTGGCGATCCTCAACCACGACCCGTCCCTGCTCCCCGAAGCGGCCCCCTGCCTGTCGCGGACGATCCCCGCGCCCCGCAGCGTCGCCCGGTGCAGCCGCCTCGCGACGGCCGGCCCCCGGGGGCGCCGCCCGCGCTCCACCACGCACGGGCGGCGCTGA
- a CDS encoding DUF4097 family beta strand repeat-containing protein, with product MQNFTTPAPIAAVLDIPAGTIRFIAADLAETTVEVLPANASKSRDVKAAERTGVAFAGGVLRITAPEAAHQILGDSGSVEVTVRLPAGSRVEAKAAAAEFHGTGRLGDVVLEAAQGSVRLDETATARLALLAGDVVVGRLAGSAEISTQKGDIRIGEAVHGTVTLRTEHGGITVDAAAGVSASLDAGTSYGRVHNTLKNTDGSAAGLAIHATTAYGDITARSL from the coding sequence ATGCAGAACTTCACCACCCCCGCCCCGATCGCCGCCGTCCTCGACATCCCCGCCGGAACCATCCGGTTCATCGCCGCCGACCTCGCCGAGACCACCGTCGAGGTCCTGCCGGCGAACGCCTCCAAGAGCCGGGACGTGAAGGCCGCGGAGCGGACCGGCGTCGCCTTCGCGGGTGGTGTCCTGCGGATCACGGCCCCCGAGGCGGCGCATCAGATCCTCGGCGACTCCGGCTCCGTGGAGGTGACGGTCCGTCTCCCCGCCGGCTCCCGCGTCGAGGCGAAGGCCGCGGCCGCCGAGTTCCACGGGACCGGACGCCTCGGTGACGTCGTCCTCGAAGCCGCGCAGGGCTCGGTGCGGCTGGACGAGACCGCGACCGCCCGGCTCGCCCTTCTCGCGGGGGACGTCGTGGTCGGCCGGCTGGCCGGCTCCGCCGAGATCAGCACCCAGAAGGGTGACATCCGGATCGGCGAGGCGGTGCACGGCACCGTGACCCTGCGCACCGAGCACGGCGGGATCACCGTCGACGCCGCCGCCGGCGTCTCGGCCTCCCTGGACGCGGGCACCTCCTACGGCCGGGTGCACAACACCCTGAAGAACACCGACGGCTCGGCCGCCGGCCTGGCCATCCACGCGACCACCGCCTACGGCGACATCACCGCCCGCAGCCTCTGA
- the bla gene encoding class A beta-lactamase: MQHIARTRRTVAGVLAALVLVPLTSCADGSAGASSAPAREAARPPAQVTGASATTGSHTRAFKALERAFDARLGVYAIDTGTGEEIAYNDRERFPYASTFKALAAAAVLDEYGVRGMDRLIRYTEDDLVDPSPVTEDHVGTGMTLGELCDAAVRFSDNTAGNLLLAELGGPAGLDAKLEDLGDDVTQMDRIEPELGDWAPGDTRDTSTPRALTHDLRTYVLGDVLKKGERDRLTTWLRTNTTGGETIRAGVPDTWVVGDKTGTALTYGGRNDIAVVWPRGGAPIVMAILTNRPAKDDKHDNALIERAASVVAGALS; encoded by the coding sequence ATGCAGCACATCGCCCGCACCAGGCGCACCGTCGCCGGGGTGCTCGCCGCGCTCGTCCTCGTCCCGCTCACCTCGTGCGCGGACGGCTCGGCCGGTGCCTCGTCGGCCCCGGCCCGCGAGGCCGCGCGGCCGCCGGCCCAGGTGACCGGCGCGAGTGCGACCACCGGGTCGCACACCCGCGCGTTCAAGGCCCTGGAGCGCGCCTTCGACGCGCGGCTGGGCGTCTACGCGATCGACACCGGCACGGGGGAGGAGATCGCCTACAACGACCGCGAACGCTTCCCCTACGCCTCCACCTTCAAGGCGCTGGCCGCCGCCGCGGTCCTGGACGAGTACGGCGTGCGCGGGATGGACCGGCTGATCCGCTACACCGAGGACGACCTGGTGGACCCGTCCCCGGTCACCGAGGACCACGTCGGCACGGGGATGACGCTGGGGGAGCTCTGCGACGCGGCCGTCCGCTTCAGCGACAACACCGCCGGCAACCTCCTCCTCGCCGAACTGGGCGGCCCCGCGGGCCTGGACGCGAAGCTGGAGGACCTCGGTGACGACGTGACGCAGATGGACCGCATCGAGCCGGAACTCGGCGACTGGGCCCCCGGCGACACCCGTGACACGAGCACCCCCCGGGCGCTCACCCACGACCTCCGCACATACGTCCTCGGGGACGTGCTGAAGAAGGGCGAGCGCGACCGGCTCACCACCTGGCTGCGCACCAACACCACCGGCGGCGAGACCATCAGGGCCGGTGTGCCCGACACCTGGGTGGTCGGCGACAAGACCGGGACCGCCCTCACCTACGGCGGCCGCAACGACATCGCCGTGGTGTGGCCCCGGGGCGGCGCCCCGATCGTGATGGCGATCCTCACCAACCGGCCCGCGAAGGACGACAAGCACGACAACGCGCTGATCGAGCGCGCCGCGTCCGTGGTGGCCGGGGCGCTCTCGTAA
- a CDS encoding serine hydrolase, producing the protein MSTEVLIGEVRRQLREGGLRGCVLVRDLHSGDEVGIDADTALPSASLVKVPLALATAERVRRGELDGAATLDVRPGRSTAPGPTGLTRFRHPARIAVDDLLYLSTCLSDERAADALFELTPPAQVNAILREFGVRGISVRHTVDELSDTPVERFGTGQAHLAHALAIDAGTSGRGHRVPQLDTTRANTGSARAWVDLLAALWAPVAIPAPTAESVRGLMLHNVLRQRLTPDFASDATTWWSKTGTLLNLRHEIGVVEHADGGAFAVAVLTESLVPAASQPGADALMGQAARTLRDHLRQL; encoded by the coding sequence GTGAGTACGGAAGTGCTGATCGGTGAGGTGCGGCGGCAGTTGCGGGAGGGCGGACTGCGCGGCTGTGTGCTGGTGCGGGATCTGCACAGCGGGGACGAGGTGGGCATCGACGCGGACACGGCGCTGCCCTCGGCCTCGCTGGTCAAGGTCCCGCTCGCCCTGGCGACGGCGGAGCGGGTGCGGCGGGGTGAACTCGACGGGGCGGCCACGCTCGACGTGCGCCCCGGGCGCAGTACCGCCCCCGGCCCCACCGGGCTGACCCGCTTCCGCCACCCCGCGCGGATCGCCGTGGACGACCTGCTCTACCTGAGCACCTGTCTGAGCGACGAGAGGGCGGCCGACGCCCTGTTCGAGCTCACGCCGCCCGCCCAGGTCAACGCCATACTGCGGGAGTTCGGCGTCCGGGGCATCTCCGTGCGGCACACCGTGGACGAGCTGTCCGACACCCCGGTGGAACGCTTCGGCACCGGCCAGGCCCACCTCGCCCACGCCCTGGCGATCGACGCGGGCACCAGTGGCCGCGGCCACCGCGTACCGCAGCTCGACACCACCCGTGCCAACACCGGAAGCGCGCGGGCCTGGGTCGATCTGCTGGCGGCCCTGTGGGCGCCGGTGGCGATCCCGGCCCCTACGGCGGAGTCCGTGCGGGGCCTGATGCTGCACAACGTGCTACGGCAGCGGCTCACCCCGGACTTCGCGTCCGACGCCACGACCTGGTGGTCCAAGACGGGGACGCTGCTCAACCTGCGGCACGAGATCGGTGTCGTCGAGCACGCGGACGGCGGGGCGTTCGCCGTCGCCGTGCTGACCGAGTCACTGGTGCCCGCGGCCTCCCAGCCCGGTGCCGACGCGCTCATGGGCCAGGCGGCCCGCACGCTGCGCGACCACCTCAGACAGCTCTAG
- a CDS encoding ROK family protein, which produces MSFLGIDVGGTKVALRPAPAAPGTPAGPDTVVRWPDPGDAEADMRTLADAVRRACAGQPGPVTAVGVAVPATLDAAGRVRGWPNRPSWQGLHLRDRLAAMLPGALVRTADDGDLAALAEADAAGCPDLVHIGVGTGIGGGIVLGGRLCPGPDRGSCEVGHVVVDRMGERCDCGRRGCVQSVASGRTVLRRAAERAGREVGFEELRQAWTDGEAWAVAPVTDGAMAVAAAAVSLAELVHPRLVTVGGGFADGMPGYVDEVARWAGELGRRPGPELTVRPAALGGLSSLDGAVLLARTAAGDRALAVDAPVPADALAA; this is translated from the coding sequence TTGAGTTTTCTGGGAATCGACGTGGGCGGCACCAAGGTGGCCCTCCGGCCCGCCCCGGCCGCGCCCGGAACCCCGGCCGGGCCCGACACGGTGGTCCGGTGGCCGGACCCGGGCGACGCCGAGGCCGACATGCGGACGCTCGCCGACGCCGTCCGCCGCGCCTGCGCCGGACAGCCCGGTCCGGTGACGGCGGTGGGCGTGGCCGTGCCCGCCACGCTGGACGCGGCGGGACGCGTACGCGGCTGGCCCAACCGGCCCTCCTGGCAAGGACTCCACCTGCGGGACCGGCTCGCCGCCATGCTGCCCGGCGCCCTGGTGCGCACGGCCGACGACGGCGACCTCGCCGCGCTCGCGGAGGCGGACGCGGCCGGCTGCCCGGACCTGGTGCACATCGGGGTGGGCACCGGCATCGGCGGCGGCATCGTGCTGGGCGGCCGGCTCTGCCCGGGGCCGGACCGAGGGTCCTGCGAGGTCGGCCATGTCGTCGTCGACCGGATGGGGGAGCGCTGCGACTGCGGCCGCCGCGGCTGCGTGCAGTCCGTCGCCTCCGGCCGCACCGTCCTGCGGCGCGCCGCCGAACGGGCGGGCCGCGAGGTCGGCTTCGAGGAACTGCGGCAGGCGTGGACGGACGGCGAGGCGTGGGCCGTCGCCCCCGTCACCGACGGGGCGATGGCCGTCGCCGCCGCGGCCGTCAGCCTCGCCGAACTGGTCCACCCCCGGCTGGTCACCGTCGGCGGCGGGTTCGCCGACGGCATGCCCGGCTACGTGGACGAAGTCGCGCGCTGGGCCGGTGAACTGGGCCGCCGTCCCGGCCCGGAGCTCACCGTCCGGCCCGCCGCCCTCGGCGGTCTCTCCTCCCTCGACGGCGCCGTCCTGCTCGCCCGCACCGCCGCGGGCGACCGCGCCCTCGCGGTGGACGCCCCCGTGCCGGCGGACGCCCTCGCGGCGTGA
- a CDS encoding winged helix-turn-helix transcriptional regulator, whose product MSLRDAAVAPLSRNEPTRPGALEEALDRVSGKWTIPILSAVRRPLRFTQLERSMHGISRRMLTLTLRSLERDGLVVRTVHPTVPPKVEYVVSEPGQELLDSLAPLIAWAERNRPLVEGARCAYRDRDVA is encoded by the coding sequence ATGTCTCTGCGAGACGCGGCCGTGGCACCGCTGTCACGGAACGAGCCCACCCGTCCGGGCGCGCTGGAGGAGGCCCTCGACCGCGTGAGCGGCAAGTGGACGATCCCGATCCTGTCGGCCGTCCGCCGCCCTCTGCGCTTCACCCAGCTGGAACGCTCGATGCACGGCATCAGCAGGCGGATGCTCACCCTGACCCTGCGCAGCCTGGAGCGCGACGGGCTCGTGGTGCGCACGGTCCACCCGACCGTGCCGCCGAAGGTGGAGTACGTCGTCAGCGAGCCCGGCCAGGAACTCCTGGACAGCCTCGCGCCCCTCATCGCCTGGGCGGAACGCAACCGCCCCCTCGTCGAGGGCGCCCGCTGCGCCTACCGGGACCGCGACGTCGCCTGA
- a CDS encoding thioesterase II family protein, with amino-acid sequence MKATATCTQQWIRRYHPKPERRMTLVALPHAGGSASWFHPLSARLGPDIELLAVQYPGRHDRRHEEPVEDIGTFADRITEALMPWDGPVALFGHSMGATIAYEVARRIEAGGGSPAALIVSARRAPSAVRDDRFHELDDEALLREMRVLGGSDAAMDLDEELVRLTLPVLRSDFRAVSAYRCAATVPLGCPVTALLGDSDPRVTADEVGAWARHTSGEFSLHVFGGGHFYLADHQEAVTGLVRSTLEPHMS; translated from the coding sequence ATGAAGGCCACGGCCACCTGCACGCAACAGTGGATCCGGCGCTACCACCCGAAGCCCGAACGCCGCATGACCCTGGTCGCACTGCCCCACGCGGGCGGCTCCGCGAGCTGGTTCCACCCCCTGTCCGCGCGCCTCGGCCCCGACATCGAGCTGCTCGCCGTGCAGTATCCGGGCCGGCACGACCGCAGACACGAGGAACCGGTCGAGGACATAGGCACCTTCGCCGACCGGATCACGGAGGCCCTGATGCCGTGGGACGGGCCGGTCGCCCTGTTCGGCCACAGCATGGGCGCGACCATCGCCTACGAGGTCGCCCGCCGGATCGAGGCCGGCGGCGGCTCCCCGGCCGCGCTGATCGTGTCCGCCCGCCGGGCGCCCTCCGCCGTGCGCGACGACCGCTTCCACGAACTCGACGACGAGGCCCTGCTGCGGGAGATGCGCGTACTCGGCGGCAGCGACGCGGCGATGGACCTCGACGAGGAACTCGTCCGGCTCACCCTCCCCGTGCTGCGCAGCGACTTCCGCGCGGTCTCCGCCTACCGGTGCGCCGCCACCGTCCCGCTCGGCTGCCCCGTCACCGCACTGCTCGGCGACAGCGACCCGCGGGTCACGGCCGACGAGGTCGGCGCATGGGCCCGCCACACGTCCGGGGAGTTCTCCCTGCACGTCTTCGGCGGCGGCCACTTCTACCTCGCGGACCACCAGGAGGCCGTCACCGGCCTCGTCCGATCCACCCTCGAACCCCATATGAGCTGA
- a CDS encoding type II 3-dehydroquinate dehydratase — MSAILLLNGPNLGILGQRQPEVYGTDSLADIEHAVAEEVAGPDWKVISVQHDSEGDLVRAVHEHYDTVGAIVNPGALMVAGWSLRDALANYPRPWIEVHLSNVWAREQWRHESVIAPLASGVVVGLGALGYRLGARALLALTGEV, encoded by the coding sequence ATGAGCGCGATCCTCCTGTTGAACGGGCCCAATCTCGGAATACTCGGGCAACGTCAGCCCGAGGTGTACGGCACCGACAGCCTGGCCGACATCGAGCACGCCGTGGCCGAGGAGGTCGCCGGGCCGGACTGGAAGGTCATCTCGGTCCAGCACGACTCCGAGGGCGACCTGGTCCGGGCCGTGCACGAGCACTACGACACGGTCGGCGCCATCGTGAACCCCGGTGCCCTGATGGTGGCCGGCTGGAGCCTGCGCGACGCGCTGGCCAACTACCCCCGGCCCTGGATCGAAGTGCACCTGTCCAACGTCTGGGCCCGCGAGCAGTGGCGGCACGAGTCGGTGATAGCCCCGCTGGCGTCGGGCGTCGTCGTCGGCCTCGGCGCGCTCGGCTACCGGCTCGGCGCCCGCGCCCTGCTCGCCCTCACCGGAGAGGTGTAG
- a CDS encoding DegT/DnrJ/EryC1/StrS family aminotransferase, producing MNDRVEQLLADLPRWPRYGDEERTNLVRALDQGQWWRMGGSEVDSFEREFADRHGAPYALAVTNGTHALELALQVLGVDQGSEVIVPAFTFISSSQAAQRLGAVAVPVDVDPETYCLDPEAAAAAVTPRTKAIMPVHMAGHFADMDALGKVSADTGVPLIQDAAHAHGAEWEGRKAGELGSIAAFSFQNGKLMTAGEGGAVTFPDEASYQEAFLRHSCGRPATDRRYFHQTSGSNFRMNEFSAAVLRAQLGRLDEQIATREQRAPLLAGLLAEIPGVVPQRRDERVNVNPHYMQMFRIPGISEENRNALVDRLVARGVPAFIAFRAIYRSDGFWEYAAPAETVEQVAARCPVTEAINADCVWVHHRSLLGTEEQMHAIAQVVAEEVART from the coding sequence ATGAATGATCGTGTGGAGCAGCTTCTCGCGGATCTGCCGCGGTGGCCGCGCTACGGCGACGAGGAGCGCACCAATCTCGTCCGCGCCCTGGACCAGGGGCAGTGGTGGCGCATGGGCGGCAGCGAGGTCGACTCCTTCGAGCGCGAGTTCGCGGACCGGCACGGCGCCCCGTACGCGCTCGCCGTGACGAACGGCACCCACGCGCTGGAGCTCGCCCTCCAGGTGCTGGGCGTCGACCAGGGCAGCGAGGTCATCGTCCCGGCGTTCACCTTCATCTCCTCCTCGCAGGCGGCCCAGCGTCTGGGTGCCGTGGCGGTGCCGGTGGACGTGGACCCCGAGACGTACTGCCTCGACCCGGAGGCCGCGGCCGCGGCGGTGACGCCGCGCACCAAGGCGATCATGCCGGTGCACATGGCGGGCCACTTCGCGGACATGGACGCGCTGGGCAAGGTGTCCGCGGACACCGGTGTGCCGCTGATCCAGGACGCCGCGCACGCGCACGGCGCGGAGTGGGAGGGCCGCAAGGCGGGCGAGCTGGGCTCGATCGCCGCGTTCAGCTTCCAGAACGGCAAGCTGATGACGGCCGGCGAGGGCGGCGCGGTCACCTTCCCCGACGAGGCGTCGTACCAGGAGGCGTTCCTGCGGCACAGCTGCGGCCGGCCGGCGACGGACCGCCGGTACTTCCACCAGACGTCCGGCTCCAACTTCCGGATGAACGAGTTCTCCGCGGCCGTGCTGCGCGCCCAGCTCGGGCGGCTCGACGAGCAGATCGCCACGCGTGAGCAGCGCGCCCCGCTGCTGGCGGGCCTGCTGGCCGAGATCCCCGGTGTGGTGCCGCAGCGCCGTGACGAGCGGGTCAACGTCAACCCGCACTACATGCAGATGTTCCGGATCCCCGGCATCTCCGAGGAGAACCGCAACGCGCTCGTCGACCGGCTCGTCGCCCGCGGGGTGCCGGCGTTCATCGCGTTCCGGGCGATCTACCGCTCGGACGGCTTCTGGGAGTACGCCGCCCCCGCCGAGACCGTCGAGCAGGTCGCCGCCCGCTGCCCGGTGACGGAGGCCATCAACGCCGACTGCGTCTGGGTGCACCACCGGAGCCTGCTGGGCACCGAGGAGCAGATGCACGCCATCGCGCAGGTCGTCGCCGAGGAGGTCGCGCGCACGTGA